The following proteins are encoded in a genomic region of Glycine soja cultivar W05 chromosome 17, ASM419377v2, whole genome shotgun sequence:
- the LOC114393242 gene encoding protein JINGUBANG-like, with the protein MNDSIILKKRHCITNLKTLTPHITCLAVHRNLLYAASLNLINVFELTHYSHIDSFNQSPSSGFVKSITFTNSKVFTAHQDRKIRVWLITPSKRHRLLSSLPTVTDRLRRCIVPRNYVTVRRHKTRLWIKHSDTVSGLAVNERFMYSVSWDRSFKVWDLLSYRCLESVKAHEDAINAVAVNGDGTVYTASADGSIKVWRRDGEAKRHKLVSNIGRQKSTVNALALEGGGAGLFSGGCDGEICRWECGKNGIVEMETLRGHGGAILCLIHVAGLLASASADLTVRIWQRERGSTNGYFCRAVLEGHEKPVKSLVAFSDAEGERDSNAIVTLFSGSLDGEIRVWEL; encoded by the coding sequence ATGAACGATTCCATAATCCTCAAGAAGCGCCATTGCATCACTAACCTGAAAACCCTAACACCCCACATCACCTGCCTCGCCGTCCACCGCAATCTCCTCTACGCCGCATCCCTCAACCTCATCAACGTCTTCGAACTCACCCATTACTCCCACATCGACTCCTTCAACCAAAGCCCCTCCTCAGGCTTCGTCAAGTCCATCACCTTCACCAACTCAAAAGTCTTCACCGCCCACCAAGACCGCAAGATTCGCGTCTGGCTCATCACTCCCTCAAAACGACACCGTCTCCTCTCCTCCCTCCCCACCGTAACGGACCGCCTGCGCCGCTGCATAGTACCCCGAAACTACGTTACCGTACGACGCCACAAGACGAGGCTCTGGATCAAACATTCTGACACCGTTTCGGGTTTGGCGGTTAACGAGAGGTTTATGTATTCGGTTTCGTGGGATAGAAGCTTTAAGGTGTGGGACTTGCTGAGTTACCGGTGTTTGGAGTCCGTTAAGGCGCACGAGGACGCGATTAATGCCGTTGCTGTTAACGGCGACGGCACTGTTTACACGGCGTCCGCGGATGGGAGCATTAAGGTTTGGAGGAGGGACGGCGAGGCGAAACGGCACAAGTTGGTGAGCAACATAGGGAGGCAGAAGTCAACGGTAAACGCACTTGCGTTGGAGGGTGGTGGGGCGGGGTTGTTTTCCGGCGGTTGCGATGGCGAGATATGCCGGTGGGAGTGTGGGAAGAACGGCATCGTTGAGATGGAGACTCTAAGGGGTCATGGTGGGGCCATATTGTGTCTGATCCACGTGGCGGGGTTGTTGGCGAGTGCGTCAGCGGATTTAACGGTTAGGATCTGGCAACGGGAGAGAGGGAGTACTAATGGGTATTTTTGCAGGGCTGTGTTGGAAGGGCACGAGAAACCGGTGAAGTCGTTGGTAGCATTTTCGGACGCTGAGGGTGAGAGAGACTCAAACGCCATTGTTACGCTCTTCAGTGGAAGCCTTGACGGGGAGATTAGGGTGTGGGAGCTGTAA